TTTTACATAGCATGTGAATATTCAAATCCGCTCTCCTGAAAGCCTCCAGTAAAACTTGTGGGTGATTAAAGAGCTATTACCATCAGACAGTCAACAAACATACTGTGAAAATGACTCTAATACATGTGCTTTGTGTCTCACTGTTGTTTTCAGTCTCACTGGAACAGATCAGAATCTTACACAAAAGATTCAAGCAGCTGAGCCACGAAGAAGAAACTCTGCGGTAAGCTTGTTTTAATAATTTTTCAAGCACTGAACTGAATTTCTCAGTGTCACCTTCAGCTTTCCCTTCTGTTGTCATTGGATTTATTTCTTTAAGCAAACCATCCTGGCGTCTCATCAGCTTTCCTTGGAAGTGGAAACCCGCCTAACAGGCTTTACGTCTGCACATACGGCTTGCAACTTGTGGCCATGATTATATATTAGAGTATCTGATGATAGCGTATGCCACTCCTTATTCCACCCTCAGGAGAGATCACTTCAATGGAATTCCAGATCTAGCTTGCAATCCCATCCGGGCGCAGATCGTAGAGGCCTTCTTTGACAGGAGGTACAGtgacagatggtttgaaagcTGCCTGAACTTGAAATACATATTAAGCTAATAGTCAAAAGTTTGCTTCAAGTGTATGAACTGCACAACCTGAAGGCTgatgtctttatttctttaGAAACTTTCGGCAGAACGTCGAGGGCACGGTTGAGGAGATCGGCTTTGAGCAGTTCCTGGTGGTCATGTCCCATTTCAGGCCCCCGTCACTGCAAATGACAGAGGAACAGCGCGAGAGCGTCAGGAAGGAGAAACTGAGATGTGTGTACTCAGATCACATGATCACATGCTTGACATTATCTGTGGTTGACACACAGCTGCTGAACTGATAGCTGCTTCTTTTCTCCGCAGTTTTATTCAACATGCACGACACAGACAACAATGGGACGATAACACTTGAGGAATACAGACACGTAAGCCTCCTCTCACTTCTGCTGACAAAAATACATCTGTTAATGACCTTTAGGCGGTGACGGTGACGGTTACAACAGTCTGGACTCACAGTCTGAGGAAATCATCATGAGTTCATCATGTGGGTTTTACTGTTATCTTTTTCTGCTCTTATCAGCATCGTTCGATCATTTTCAGATGAATTTTGAAGGTGATTGAAGGTGCAGATTGTCTGTGGTAGGAGGAAGATATCTAACACACATTTGGTTAGCATCACCCCTCCAACACTTGAGAGTCAAGTGCCTTTCTGCAACACAACTGCAAACTAATGAGGCAAGAGAGGAGGCATTTCCTGTCCTCAAGCCATATCAGATCAGGGATTTTTAGTGTTGCAGCCATTGTAgtaatataattttattgtaaCTTGTTCACTTCTGTCCAGGTGGTGGAGGAGCTGTTATCTCTTAGCGAGACACTGGAGAAGGACACAGCCAAAAGCATTGCTGATGCAGCCATGTTGGAGGTGGCCAGTATTTCAATGGGTCACATGGTATGTAAGCAGCTGGAGGATAACTCAAGATAACATTACTTTTTACTCACTGTTTGTCTGTAACTTGCCTTTTCCACATGCAGGAACCTGATGAATTCTATGAGGGAATCACATTTGAGCATTTCCTTAAGGTTGgtacacagaacacacacactattaTATAAATGTCTGCTAAAACTACTTTCTTAGCTGGTTCACTCATTTTTAATGTTATCACTCTTAAATGGGTGTTAGTAGTGGTTGTCAGTGTTGTAGATGTAGGTTAGAAGGCTCCTACTACACTAACTAGTATGTTTAGAGTGCCATTATCACCCTGTTAAATGGCTGCTGGCAAAACTTTATGTCTCAGCAAAGCtgttgttaatgtgtggttatgttaaggcacaaaaacacttggttatgattaAGAAAGGCCATGTTTTAGCATATAATGTTTGAGGGCAGAAATGCAGCTGTAAATGCAGTGATCACTTGCTATAAAAAATCGCCCACCTTTAGGGGCAGAAACTGCTGGAAATGTTGCAACGgcttacttaaaaaaaaaaaacgtttggggcagaaacacagtgatgacttgctaaaaaaaatgCTATCCTTTGGGGATGAAACCCTGCTCAAAATGCAGCAACAAttcctaaaaaacacccatgttaggGGGCAGAAACTCCACTGGTAATACATCTACAGATCCCTGAAAAAATGCAAGTTCTGGGGGCAGAATTGTGTCTGACGCAACgatgtgttgctaaaaaacacccatgttggGGGGCACAAAtaccactggaaatgcagcaataattTGCCTTAATAAGACCCACGTTAGGGGGCAGAAACACCACTGGTAATGTAGCGATGAgtccccaaaaaacaaaaaatgttgggGGGTAGAAAccctgctggaaaagcaacaacaatttactttaaaaaaaaaaagaccgtACACTGAAGGGCAGAAATGCCGCTGATGTCACCACACTggcttgctaaaaaaaaagacacccgTTTGGAGcagaaacacagctgtaaacgcagcaatgacttgctaaaaatCTCCCACCTTTTGGGGCTAAAACtccgctggaaatgcagcgacaCGTCCCTTAAAAATCACCCACATTTTGGGGCAGAAACACCAGCGATAGGTCCCTAAAATACATCCATGTTTGGGGACAGAAACcccactggaaatgcagtgacagttccttaaaaaacacccatgtttgggggcaCAAATGAAACTGGAAACGCAACAATGTGTCGTTATAAAACGCCCACACTGAAGGCAGAAatcctgctggaaaagcagcaacaatTTACTAATAAAAGGCCTATGTTTGGAgcaaaaacacagctgtaaatgcaccaacaacttgcaaaaaaaaaaaaaaaaactcccacctTTTGGGGCTGAAACTCCACTGAAGATGTAGTGACAAATCCCTTAAAAATCACCCACATTTTGCGGCAGAAACACCACTGGTAACACAGCGATAGGTCCCTAAAATGTATCCATGTTTAGGGGCAGAAACGCCACTGAAAACACAGTCACAGGTTGTAAAAATAACACCAGTTTTGGGGGCAGAAATGCTGCACTGTGGGGCCACAAACACCTCTGAACACATCTCGATGTCTTGCTCATGAACAACCTGTGTTGCAGTTTGACAGCCATCTTGTGTCAcgccatccatcatcccctctgcctcctgatgtcaaagtcagctcatgtacatGTTGTCACATAATGAAAGTCACAGCCATTTAATAGCTGATGACAACATTCTGAACATGCTAGTTTTCGTAGCTTGAGGCTTCTAACATATATAGTATCTGCTACACTGATAACCACTACATACTCTTATTTAATGGTTAATTACCATACTTTGAAAGTGCAtgtaactaaataaataaatatttagttCCAACCCTAAGTAGAATCAGTCCTAACACATTCATTGTGACATTAAtagcaaaatacattttaaacaacataaaaaccttttgttttgtttgctttttgtctTTAGTTGCTGAAGGGCTTTGAGATTGAATCAAAAATGAACATTCGCTTTTTGAATATGGACACGACAACCTTGTGCAAGTGAGGCTGGTACACTAAACTATGCAGTGACTTTTGGGAAAACTCTGAAGACGCATATATATGGCTTCACCGTCTTTTGTTTCCAGTTTGTCGCTTGCAGTGAATAATATTGCCTTACTAATGTTTGAATAACTATGCAAATACAATGGAAACATGTATGCTGCAGGTGTAGAAGTAGTTCATTAAACTGTAAGCAATAATATGAGAATATCAGTCAAATAGCAATCAGCCTGTTTGTAGCTGAACTAAGCAATAATCAGATATCTGAAGGAACAGACAGTATCACTATGCATGCAAACACTGATGCTCGAAGAACCTTTATAAATGTCAATGCCATAAATCAATAACTCTTAATATTCAGGGATATAAAGGTTTGTCTTTAAATATATATGGGTGTGTCTAATAATAGCAATACAATCATTTGAAATGCCTTTTATTCATGTAACAAAGGTGACACTTGGTGCATGCTCAGCACACGACATTTGCACAATAAAAACCCCACGAAACAGATCTGACTTCAGTTCATTATGTAGTTCTGATAAAAAGGAAACGGGAGTGCTGTCATGCAAGATTAAATGCTTGAAGGCAGTATCTGTTTCATCCTTGTTTAAGATGCTTGATGGTAAAAGGTGTGGCCTAATTGCCCGTAAAACAGCAGACCCTCTGTAATCCAACTTATAATGCAACAAATATACAGATTTATTAGCAACATCATAAAGAACAATAATCTAATTTAAGTCTTCATTAAGGTCCACAATCATTAACAGGCAAGTTggggtgaaaaagaaaaatcagtgtGAAAGCACTTTAAGAATAAATGCAGTTGGGAGGTCTCTCTCCTCATGTTTCTTGTCCATCTCTAGTGTCACTATCAATAATAAAGCTGTCATCAGTACCTGTTTATTTTGTCCCCAGCTCTTTGCATCACTGTATGAACAGGTACTGAGtcactgtgttgtgtgttggaTGTAAACTTTCACTTcatgttttaatatttcctgtAAATGCCAAATGACAGACTGTCTAGAATGTCCAAAGATACCTATCAGCACTGTGGTGCAATGTGTTCAGTCATGGGTGTATACTGCCCTCCACAGGTCAAAACATGTAAAGCATGATGGATGATAAATAACCTGCACCTGATGCATTAAAAATATTCCTATGTCATTTCTTTAGTTGGTGTTTTTAAGTTAGGAAATGAATAATGTACAATGCAGTGCTTTTAAGCATGGCACATGTTGGGTCATTTAGTGCAGGTGCTCATAAGCTGAATTACAATTCATACATTTAAAGTTGTCATTGTATCATTTaggctttttctttgtaaaGCTGTCCAcattttgcaataaaatatgaCCTATTTAACTGTGGTTCAGATTTTTAATTGCCTGCGTGTCTTCTTTCGTGGACAGTCATATTGTAAATAGATCTGGTTTTCAGTATGGTCATCTTTCTCTGGTTCTGTGGAGAAATGTCGCTGTAAATGTGCGACAGGATCCACCTAAAACACTAAAACAGCAGGTTAAAAAGGCAGCGTGCAGTgtagtgtacaggaacatctatgtgggctggaagtcccaaggtcaGAATGGAAGACGCCTCCTAAGGTGGTTATGAAAGGCcgagctaagatcctgtgggacttccagatccagatGGACAAACAGATGATTGATGACCAGCCGGAC
The sequence above is drawn from the Epinephelus fuscoguttatus linkage group LG18, E.fuscoguttatus.final_Chr_v1 genome and encodes:
- the tescb gene encoding tescalcin b, which translates into the protein MGALQSLPGQQEYVDLAEKTGFSLEQIRILHKRFKQLSHEEETLRRDHFNGIPDLACNPIRAQIVEAFFDRRNFRQNVEGTVEEIGFEQFLVVMSHFRPPSLQMTEEQRESVRKEKLRFLFNMHDTDNNGTITLEEYRHVVEELLSLSETLEKDTAKSIADAAMLEVASISMGHMEPDEFYEGITFEHFLKLLKGFEIESKMNIRFLNMDTTTLCK